From a single Pseudophryne corroboree isolate aPseCor3 chromosome 6, aPseCor3.hap2, whole genome shotgun sequence genomic region:
- the LOC134934010 gene encoding olfactory receptor 10A4-like, producing the protein MGDFIQYSYGEKNITGHNANVAKETFQVRNMTVITELLLLGFPSLQQHKVLAFSLFLVMYLVTICGNLLIISLVVHSKILHSPMYIFLTQLSVCDILVATDIVPNLLYVVLNDGGLISLLGCITQYLIFCSSEASECLLLTVMSYDRYLAICNPLRYNAIMSHVFCFKLVLIGWVISYSLLLYLAMQIYTLSFCGPHVVDHFFCDFDPLLELSCSDTFVVEMKSKLLTIPVIIFPFFMIIISYVYIVSTILRMPSLTGRHKAFSTCSSHLAIVCIYYGALTSIYSVPKNENSHSLSKLLSLLYTVVTPLMNPIIYSFRNKDIHKAFDRYIRKFQLDDPHLHK; encoded by the exons ATGGGTGACTTTATACAATATTCCTATGGAGAGAAAAATATTACAGGACACAATGCTAACGTTGCTAAAGAG ACATTTCAGGTGAGGAATATGACGGTAATCACAGAATTATTGCTGTTAGGATTTCCAAGTCTCCAGCAACATAAGGTTCTAGCTTTCTCTCTCTTCCTTGTGATGTACTTGGTGACAATATGTGGGAACCTCCTGATCATCTCACTGGTGGTGCACAGCAAGATTCTCCATTCTCCCATGTACATCTTCCTTACCCAGCTTTCTGTGTGTGACATTTTGGTGGCCACAGATATTGTCCCCAATCTGCTTTATGTTGTCCTCAATGACGGAGGCCTCATATCTCTTTTGGGCTGTATCACACAGTATTTAATATTTTGTTCCTCAGAAGCCTCAGAGTGTCTCCTACTGACAGTGATGTCTTATGACCGTTATTTGGCCATATGTAATCCGCTGCGTTACAATGCTATAATGAGCCACGTGTTTTGCTTTAAATTAGTTCTCATTGGCTGGGTTATAAGTTATTCACTGCTACTATatctagctatgcaaatatatacatTATCGTTCTGTGGACCACATGTGGTTGACCATTTTTTCTGTGATTTTGATCCTTTGCTGGAACTTTCCTGCTCTGATACTTTTGTAGttgaaatgaaatctaaattgcttacCATTCCAGTAATAATCTTCCCTTTCTTTATGATTATTATTTCCTATGTCTATATTGTGTCCACCATCCTAAGAATGCCATCACTTACTGGCAGACATAAGGCCTTCTCTACCTGCAGTTCCCACCTGGCCATTGTCTGTATATATTATGGAGCCCTGACAAGTATTTATTCAGTTCCTAAAAATGAAAATTCGCATAGTTTAAGCAAACTCCTGTCTCTGCTGTACACTGTGGTCACACCATTGATGAACCCTATCATCTATAGCTTCAGAAATAAGGACATCCATAAAGCATTTGATAGGTATATCAGGAAATTTCAACTAGATGATCCTCATTTGCACAAATAA